From Solidesulfovibrio carbinoliphilus subsp. oakridgensis, the proteins below share one genomic window:
- a CDS encoding YkgJ family cysteine cluster protein codes for MHLPMPTPDASCRRCGACCRAGGPALHRSDLPLAASGLLGPDTLVTLRRGDHVADNVAGGVGPAPAELVKVRPGPDGRACRFFATPAACSIHDRRPAECRALYCEAPEGLAAMYRQERLTRADLLPPGSGLAALCANHEAATDLVRLDGLCRLALAGDEGARDEAYKMVKLDAAYRQLLPERTGVAPAALAFYLGRPPQEALPACRALLAPGGLYKLWRRA; via the coding sequence ATGCACCTGCCCATGCCCACACCCGACGCCTCCTGCCGCCGCTGCGGCGCCTGCTGCCGGGCCGGCGGCCCGGCCCTGCACCGGTCCGACCTGCCCCTTGCCGCCTCGGGCCTCCTTGGCCCGGACACCCTCGTCACCCTGCGCCGGGGCGACCACGTGGCCGACAACGTGGCCGGCGGCGTCGGTCCCGCCCCGGCCGAGCTGGTCAAGGTCCGGCCCGGACCGGACGGCCGGGCCTGCCGCTTCTTCGCCACCCCGGCCGCCTGTTCCATCCACGACCGCCGGCCGGCCGAGTGCCGGGCCCTCTATTGCGAGGCCCCGGAGGGACTTGCCGCCATGTACCGGCAGGAACGGCTGACCCGGGCCGACCTCCTGCCGCCGGGAAGCGGGCTGGCCGCCCTGTGCGCTAACCACGAGGCCGCAACCGACCTGGTCCGGCTGGACGGCCTGTGCCGCCTGGCCCTGGCCGGGGACGAGGGTGCCCGAGACGAGGCTTACAAGATGGTAAAGCTCGACGCCGCCTACCGGCAACTCCTGCCCGAACGGACGGGGGTCGCGCCGGCGGCGCTGGCCTTCTACCTCGGCCGGCCGCCGCAGGAGGCCCTGCCCGCCTGCCGGGCCCTGCTCGCCCCAGGCGGCCTTTACAAGCTGTGGCGCAGGGCCTAA
- a CDS encoding DUF2325 domain-containing protein, with amino-acid sequence MPRKTLTENADYACPIVGTCLTVSELRRICRKCGDAVADDASDYEAHVFLVGQAKVAGGGPAKYLQRFLDKKYRRDLRAFLRVEDPATLRRMWRERADAGDVPGPFWALMSHPTAPEELLRDIYGEVHMLSHRVGAANRADLARLSQLEERLAETAAALEESKTVLRQAVSVWKGRCREAMEALSAERVKRQAAERERISLRQAIESSAVAAVRRDRDILRDQLADLAERLEATETEAGRQALALERMHAAWREAKEALADRDSEVEALEATLFAALGDAAAAHAAHAEHHRDEGDDGHPAVLPGGAPCPCREKGLPAESCGEACACRDALAAGGLAGKRVLYVGGRCSLVSHYKVLAERFGCKLLHHDGGREQSAHRLWELLGTADAVVCPVDCVSHEACSLVKQACKGCLKPLILARSSGLSSLARSLAELGQTVQ; translated from the coding sequence ATGCCACGCAAGACCTTGACCGAGAACGCCGACTACGCCTGCCCCATCGTCGGGACCTGCCTGACCGTGTCCGAACTGCGCCGGATCTGCCGCAAGTGCGGCGACGCCGTGGCCGACGACGCCAGCGACTACGAGGCCCACGTCTTCCTGGTCGGTCAGGCCAAGGTGGCCGGCGGCGGACCGGCCAAATACCTGCAGCGGTTCCTGGACAAGAAATACCGCCGGGACCTGCGCGCCTTCCTGCGGGTCGAGGATCCGGCCACCCTGCGCCGGATGTGGCGCGAGCGGGCCGACGCCGGCGACGTGCCCGGCCCCTTCTGGGCCCTCATGTCCCACCCGACCGCGCCCGAGGAACTCCTGCGCGACATCTACGGCGAGGTCCACATGCTTTCCCACCGGGTGGGCGCGGCCAACCGGGCCGACCTGGCCCGCCTGTCCCAGCTGGAAGAGCGCCTGGCCGAGACCGCCGCCGCCCTGGAGGAGTCCAAGACCGTGCTGCGCCAGGCCGTTTCGGTCTGGAAGGGCCGGTGCCGGGAGGCCATGGAGGCGCTGTCCGCCGAGCGGGTGAAGCGGCAGGCCGCCGAGCGGGAACGGATTTCGCTGCGCCAGGCCATCGAAAGCTCGGCCGTGGCCGCGGTGCGCCGGGACCGGGACATCCTGCGCGACCAGCTGGCCGACCTGGCCGAGCGCCTGGAGGCCACCGAGACCGAGGCCGGCCGGCAGGCCCTGGCCCTCGAACGGATGCATGCCGCGTGGCGGGAGGCGAAAGAGGCCCTGGCCGACCGGGACAGCGAGGTCGAAGCCCTGGAAGCCACGCTGTTCGCGGCCCTCGGCGACGCGGCCGCGGCCCATGCCGCCCACGCCGAGCACCACCGCGACGAAGGGGACGACGGCCATCCGGCCGTCCTGCCCGGGGGAGCCCCCTGCCCGTGCCGCGAAAAGGGCCTGCCCGCCGAGTCCTGCGGCGAGGCCTGCGCCTGCCGCGACGCCCTGGCCGCCGGCGGCCTGGCCGGCAAGCGGGTCCTCTACGTCGGCGGCCGGTGTTCGCTGGTGTCCCATTACAAGGTCCTGGCCGAACGGTTCGGGTGCAAGCTGTTGCACCACGACGGCGGCCGGGAACAGTCGGCCCACCGGCTCTGGGAACTGCTCGGCACGGCCGACGCCGTGGTCTGCCCGGTGGACTGTGTGAGCCACGAGGCCTGCTCCCTGGTCAAGCAGGCCTGCAAGGGGTGCCTCAAACCGCTGATCCTGGCCCGGTCCTCGGGGCTCTCCAGCCTGGCCCGGTCCCTGGCCGAGCTGGGCCAGACGGTGCAATAG
- a CDS encoding serine hydrolase domain-containing protein, whose translation MTRYAALVEATGDLRPGAATAVVPWWSFTKPLIAACLLRLAGKGQLDIEARLDAYPFTVRDLLQHRAGVGDYGALAEYREAVSRGDAPWSDQALLARVSPDRLLFAPRTGWAYSNVGYLLLRRLIERICGTGLGEALAALVLGPLGLVASRLAERPADMAATAFPGGHGYQPGWCFHGTVIGPVAEAALALHRLLAGELLAPAWKQAFLEPFLLAPGMAGRPWHTAGYGLGLMRGTMKRPGMDRPLAVAGHSAGGPGSVGAVYHALDRGGGRTVAVFADAEDASAVETRALALLAGR comes from the coding sequence ATGACCCGCTACGCCGCCCTCGTCGAAGCGACGGGCGACCTGCGGCCCGGGGCCGCGACGGCGGTCGTGCCCTGGTGGAGTTTCACCAAGCCCCTGATCGCCGCCTGCCTGCTCAGGCTGGCCGGGAAGGGCCAACTGGATATCGAGGCCAGGCTGGACGCGTATCCCTTTACGGTCCGCGACCTTCTGCAACACCGGGCCGGGGTGGGGGATTACGGGGCCCTGGCCGAGTACCGCGAGGCGGTGTCCCGGGGAGACGCGCCCTGGTCCGACCAGGCGCTTTTGGCGCGGGTTTCGCCGGACAGGCTCCTTTTCGCGCCCCGGACCGGCTGGGCCTACTCCAACGTCGGCTACCTGCTCCTGCGCCGGCTGATCGAACGGATTTGCGGCACGGGTCTCGGCGAGGCTCTGGCCGCTCTGGTCCTTGGTCCCCTGGGGCTTGTCGCCTCCCGGCTGGCGGAACGGCCCGCCGACATGGCGGCCACGGCGTTTCCCGGCGGCCACGGCTACCAACCGGGCTGGTGCTTCCACGGGACCGTCATCGGCCCGGTGGCCGAGGCGGCCCTGGCCCTGCACCGGCTGCTCGCGGGCGAGCTCCTGGCCCCGGCCTGGAAGCAGGCATTTCTGGAACCGTTTCTCCTCGCGCCGGGGATGGCCGGCCGTCCGTGGCACACGGCCGGCTACGGGCTCGGCCTCATGCGCGGGACCATGAAGCGTCCGGGCATGGACCGGCCCTTGGCCGTGGCCGGCCATTCCGCCGGCGGGCCGGGCAGTGTGGGCGCGGTCTACCACGCCCTGGACAGGGGAGGGGGAAGGACGGTGGCCGTGTTCGCCGACGCCGAGGACGCAAGTGCCGTGGAGACGCGAGCCCTGGCGCTCCTGGCCGGAAGGTAG
- a CDS encoding dissimilatory sulfite reductase D family protein, translated as MPSEKEQVLEFLTGKTGKSKFYFSDFCKIFPDKKQREVKKVLTELVNEGKLEFWSSGSTTMYGMTGAGKQKAEEE; from the coding sequence ATGCCTTCCGAGAAAGAGCAAGTTCTCGAGTTCCTTACGGGAAAGACGGGCAAGTCCAAGTTCTACTTCAGCGATTTCTGCAAGATTTTCCCGGACAAGAAGCAGCGCGAAGTGAAAAAGGTCCTCACCGAGCTGGTCAACGAAGGCAAGCTCGAGTTCTGGTCCAGCGGCTCGACCACCATGTACGGCATGACCGGCGCCGGCAAGCAGAAGGCCGAGGAAGAATAG
- a CDS encoding cobyrinate a,c-diamide synthase, protein MNHRPRLVLAGLSGGAGKTILTLGICRALAVAGLRVRPFKKGPDYIDAAWLGLAAGRDATNLDPFLLPEARLPSLFLEKSRDVDISVIEGNRGLFDGMDLAGSCSTAALARTLLAPVVLILDATKMTRTAAAIVAGVAGFEPGLHLAGVVVNRTAGPRHRDIVSGAIEQLAGVPVLGLLPKIFENPIPERHMGLVSNREHGAVDAILDNLAAVIRQHVDLDRLLAIARSAPPLPDSTAPVAAISGPVPAAGPAPVIGVVRDAALWFYYPENLEALERAGARLAFVSLLDDAPWPDLDGLYLGGGFPETQVEGLAANTATRCRVKTLAAAGLPIYAECGGFMYLCQGLDMDGRTHAMAGVFPVTTTLCARPQGLGYSLARVVRANPYHPVGTVLRGHEFHYSRCQAALGACSGEAPGLPGPEAFALTMERGVGMLDGRDGLLFKNTFAAYTHIHAEGAPHWAMNFVNTARGYAKAKMPPAAGRG, encoded by the coding sequence GTGAACCATCGCCCGCGTCTTGTCCTGGCCGGGCTTTCCGGGGGCGCCGGCAAGACCATCCTGACCCTCGGAATCTGCCGGGCCCTGGCTGTCGCCGGCCTTCGCGTTCGTCCATTCAAAAAGGGTCCGGATTATATCGACGCCGCCTGGCTTGGCCTTGCCGCCGGGCGCGACGCCACCAATCTGGACCCTTTTTTATTGCCGGAAGCCAGGCTCCCCTCCCTGTTCCTGGAAAAATCCCGCGACGTCGACATTTCGGTCATCGAAGGCAACCGGGGCCTCTTTGACGGCATGGACCTCGCCGGTTCCTGCTCCACCGCCGCCCTGGCCCGGACCCTCCTCGCGCCGGTCGTCCTCATTCTCGACGCCACCAAGATGACCCGGACCGCCGCCGCCATCGTGGCCGGGGTGGCCGGATTCGAACCGGGCCTCCACCTGGCCGGGGTGGTGGTCAACCGCACGGCCGGACCGCGCCATCGCGACATCGTGTCCGGGGCCATCGAACAGCTGGCCGGCGTGCCGGTTCTCGGCCTGCTGCCGAAAATTTTCGAAAATCCGATTCCCGAACGCCACATGGGGCTGGTCTCGAACCGCGAGCACGGGGCCGTGGACGCCATCCTCGACAATCTGGCCGCCGTTATCCGGCAGCACGTGGACCTCGACCGGCTTTTGGCCATCGCCCGGTCCGCCCCGCCCCTACCGGATTCCACCGCTCCCGTGGCCGCCATTTCAGGCCCGGTTCCGGCCGCCGGCCCGGCCCCGGTCATCGGCGTGGTCCGGGACGCGGCCCTGTGGTTCTACTACCCGGAAAATCTCGAAGCCCTCGAACGGGCCGGGGCCCGCCTGGCCTTTGTCAGCCTCCTCGACGACGCGCCCTGGCCCGATCTCGACGGCCTCTACCTCGGCGGCGGCTTCCCCGAGACCCAGGTCGAGGGGCTCGCCGCCAACACGGCCACGCGCTGCCGCGTCAAGACCCTGGCCGCGGCCGGGCTGCCCATCTACGCCGAGTGCGGCGGGTTCATGTATCTCTGCCAGGGGCTCGACATGGACGGCCGGACCCATGCCATGGCCGGCGTCTTTCCCGTGACCACCACGCTCTGTGCCCGGCCCCAGGGCCTGGGCTACAGTCTGGCCCGGGTCGTGCGCGCCAATCCCTACCACCCGGTCGGCACCGTCCTTCGCGGCCACGAATTCCACTATTCCCGCTGCCAGGCCGCCCTCGGCGCCTGCTCGGGGGAGGCCCCGGGGCTGCCCGGGCCGGAAGCCTTCGCGCTCACCATGGAGCGCGGCGTCGGCATGCTGGACGGCCGCGACGGGCTCCTTTTCAAGAACACCTTCGCCGCCTACACCCACATCCACGCCGAAGGCGCGCCCCACTGGGCCATGAACTTCGTCAACACGGCGCGGGGGTACGCCAAGGCGAAGATGCCTCCGGCGGCCGGGAGGGGGTAA
- the dsrB gene encoding dissimilatory-type sulfite reductase subunit beta, giving the protein MAFISSGYNPDKPMEGRITDIGPRHFEEFYPPVIKKNKGAWDYHEIVKPGVLKHVGLSGDVVYTVRVGAARLMSVTHIREICEIADKHCGGHLRFTTRNNVEFMVETEAALDGLLADLASRKFAGGSQKFPVGGTGACVSNIVHTQGYVHCHTPATDASGPVKAVMDEMFEYFQSMTLPAMVRISLACCLNMCGAVHCSDIGIVGIHRKPPIVEHDRLDNICEVPLAVSACPTGAIKPAKVEIDGKKVNSVAVNASRCMYCGNCYTMCPAMPLASGEGDGIVLMVGGKVSNRISMPKFSKVVVAYIPNEPPRWPTLTKMVKHIVEVYAANAQKYERLGEWAERIGWEKFFELCDLEFTHHCIDDFRDPAYYTWRQSTQFKFTKHIEA; this is encoded by the coding sequence ATGGCATTCATTTCTTCCGGATACAATCCCGACAAACCCATGGAAGGCCGGATCACGGATATTGGTCCTCGTCATTTCGAGGAGTTCTATCCGCCGGTTATCAAAAAGAACAAAGGCGCCTGGGACTATCACGAGATCGTGAAGCCGGGCGTGCTCAAGCACGTCGGCCTCTCGGGCGATGTGGTCTACACCGTGCGCGTCGGCGCCGCCCGCCTCATGAGCGTCACGCACATCCGCGAGATCTGCGAGATCGCCGACAAGCACTGCGGTGGCCACCTGCGCTTCACCACGCGCAACAACGTGGAGTTCATGGTCGAGACCGAGGCCGCCCTTGACGGCCTGCTGGCCGATCTGGCCTCCCGCAAGTTCGCCGGCGGCAGCCAGAAGTTCCCGGTCGGCGGCACCGGCGCCTGCGTCTCCAACATCGTCCACACCCAGGGGTATGTCCACTGCCACACCCCGGCCACCGACGCCTCCGGCCCGGTCAAGGCCGTCATGGACGAGATGTTCGAGTACTTCCAGTCCATGACCCTGCCGGCCATGGTCCGCATCTCCCTGGCCTGCTGCCTGAACATGTGCGGCGCGGTCCACTGCTCCGACATCGGCATCGTCGGCATCCACAGGAAGCCCCCCATCGTCGAGCACGACCGCCTGGACAACATCTGCGAAGTGCCCCTGGCCGTCTCCGCCTGCCCCACCGGCGCCATCAAGCCGGCCAAGGTCGAGATCGACGGCAAGAAGGTCAACTCGGTCGCGGTCAACGCCTCGCGCTGCATGTACTGCGGCAACTGCTACACCATGTGCCCGGCCATGCCGCTCGCCTCCGGCGAGGGCGACGGCATCGTGCTCATGGTCGGCGGCAAGGTGTCCAACCGGATCTCCATGCCCAAGTTCTCCAAGGTCGTTGTGGCTTATATCCCCAACGAGCCCCCGCGCTGGCCGACCCTGACCAAGATGGTCAAGCACATCGTCGAGGTCTACGCCGCCAACGCGCAGAAGTACGAGCGCCTGGGCGAATGGGCCGAGCGCATCGGCTGGGAGAAGTTCTTCGAGCTGTGCGATCTGGAATTCACCCACCACTGCATCGACGACTTCCGTGATCCGGCCTACTACACGTGGCGCCAGAGCACCCAGTTCAAGTTCACCAAGCACATCGAAGCCTAG
- the dsrA gene encoding dissimilatory-type sulfite reductase subunit alpha, translated as MAKHQTPLLDQLESGPWPSFVSDIKQEAEHRATNAAGLDYQTPVDCPDDLLGVLELSFKDKETHWKHGGIVGVFGYGGGVIGRYCDQPEMFPGVAHFHTVRLAQPSGKYYTSDYLRGIMDIWDLRGSGLTNMHGSTGDIVLLGTTTPQLEEIFHDVTHKMNTDLGGSGGNLRTPADCLGKSRCEFACYDTQDLCHTLTNDYQDELHRPAFPYKFKFKFDGCPNGCVASIARSDFSVIGTWKDDIRIDQDRVKGYVAGEFKAGGGSHAGRDWGKFDIVKEVVDRCPTGCMSYDGAKLSIDNANCTRCMHCINTMPAAVKIGAETGASILLGAKAPILDGAQMSSLLVPFVVVEKPYDEIKEVIENIWDWWMEEGKNRERVGETMKRLSFQKLLEVTNIKAVPQHVVEPRSNPYIFFKEDEVPGGFAHDEKAYRQRHMR; from the coding sequence ATGGCGAAACACCAAACCCCCTTGTTGGACCAGCTCGAAAGCGGGCCGTGGCCCAGCTTCGTGTCCGACATCAAACAGGAAGCCGAGCACCGGGCCACCAATGCGGCCGGCCTGGACTACCAGACGCCGGTTGACTGTCCTGACGACCTGCTCGGCGTGCTGGAACTCTCCTTCAAGGACAAGGAGACCCACTGGAAGCACGGCGGCATCGTCGGCGTTTTCGGTTACGGCGGCGGCGTCATCGGCCGGTACTGCGACCAGCCCGAAATGTTCCCCGGCGTTGCCCACTTCCACACGGTCCGCCTGGCCCAGCCCTCCGGCAAGTACTACACTTCCGACTACCTGCGCGGCATCATGGACATCTGGGACCTGCGCGGTTCCGGCCTGACCAACATGCACGGCTCCACGGGCGACATCGTGCTTTTGGGCACCACCACCCCGCAGCTGGAAGAAATCTTCCACGACGTCACCCACAAGATGAACACCGACCTCGGCGGCTCGGGCGGCAACCTGCGCACCCCGGCCGACTGCCTGGGCAAGTCGCGCTGCGAATTCGCCTGCTACGACACCCAGGATCTGTGCCACACCCTGACCAACGACTACCAGGACGAGCTGCACCGCCCGGCCTTCCCCTACAAGTTCAAGTTCAAGTTCGACGGCTGCCCCAACGGCTGCGTGGCCTCCATCGCCCGTTCGGACTTCTCGGTCATCGGCACCTGGAAAGACGACATCCGCATCGACCAGGACCGCGTCAAGGGCTATGTCGCCGGCGAGTTCAAGGCTGGCGGCGGCTCCCATGCCGGCCGTGACTGGGGCAAGTTCGACATCGTTAAGGAAGTCGTGGACCGCTGCCCCACCGGCTGCATGTCCTATGACGGCGCCAAGCTCTCCATCGACAATGCCAACTGCACCCGCTGCATGCACTGCATCAACACCATGCCCGCGGCCGTGAAGATCGGCGCCGAAACCGGCGCTTCGATCCTGCTCGGCGCCAAGGCCCCGATCCTCGACGGCGCCCAGATGTCCTCGCTGCTCGTGCCCTTCGTGGTCGTCGAGAAGCCCTACGACGAGATCAAGGAAGTCATCGAGAACATTTGGGACTGGTGGATGGAAGAAGGCAAGAACCGCGAGCGCGTGGGCGAGACCATGAAGCGGCTGTCCTTCCAGAAGCTGCTCGAGGTCACCAACATCAAGGCCGTGCCGCAGCACGTGGTGGAGCCGCGCTCCAACCCCTACATCTTCTTCAAGGAAGATGAAGTGCCCGGCGGCTTTGCCCATGACGAAAAGGCCTATCGCCAGAGACACATGAGATAA
- a CDS encoding RidA family protein: MTKRTNISSGSKWEPLLGYSRAVVAGNTVYVSGTVGALPDGSVPDGPYAQAVQALSIIKDALAQAGTDLSNVVRTRVFMTDMNHFDAVAKAHGEVFGDIRPATTIVEVSRLVDAAFLVEIEAVALL; encoded by the coding sequence ATGACCAAGCGCACCAACATTTCCTCGGGCTCCAAGTGGGAGCCCCTGCTCGGCTACTCCCGGGCCGTCGTGGCCGGCAACACGGTCTACGTGTCCGGCACGGTCGGGGCCCTGCCCGACGGCTCGGTGCCGGACGGCCCCTACGCCCAGGCCGTCCAGGCGCTTTCGATCATCAAGGACGCCCTGGCCCAGGCCGGCACGGATCTCTCGAACGTGGTGCGCACCCGGGTCTTCATGACCGACATGAACCACTTCGATGCCGTGGCCAAGGCCCACGGCGAGGTGTTCGGCGACATCCGGCCGGCCACCACCATCGTGGAAGTGAGCCGCCTCGTGGACGCCGCCTTCCTGGTCGAAATCGAGGCCGTGGCCCTCCTGTAG
- the polA gene encoding DNA polymerase I, with amino-acid sequence MTLAKRLGFEQSPVFLVDGTAFFYRGYHAFGDLSRSDGFPTSALFMIFRLLFKLLKEQEPSHLVFFLDGRGPNFRSKIYSNYKANRDAMPEPLARQVEPLRQGLRLLGVPVIVPEDAEADDGIATLAARFRDIRPVVIVGADKDLKQCLDDRVVLYDPSGKAEKLTTKAAFTAECGIEPASWPDLQALVGDTSDNIPGVPGVGPKTALAILRTLPTLEAVRDNLDAVPVSARKKIEPFLEAVFTYRALTRLRTDILPDTALADALLAKPDTAGLRAFLESYELRTLAREAAVLPTDPAGKAAQAAAPKAAGAATQLSLFGNDRPCPPPVEPGAARDFVPATGLPDLSGRAVALVPVAGGFTLSLGPAECATDAAPAELAPLLATASRVAVPSVKALLALDPAFEALPLPTWFDLGLAAYLLNPEQRNYGFERLRDSLFADPAVDASDLSPADTAKAAARLADLLASRLEAAGLSDLVARLELPLVPVLLSMERIGIGIDTAALAAFGAEVATELARLEGAIRELAGEGFNPRSSRQLGEVLYGRMGLKPRGKTPGGAASTSQEALERLAGENPLVDRILEFRKLEKLRSTYLDPLPRLADAAGRIHTTFNNLATATGRLSSSNPNLQNIPIRGTLGRRMRECFVAAAGKKLVAADYSQIELRVLAHLSGEPALLAAFEQGADIHARTAAILFDKAEADIRPDERRQAKTINFGLLYGMGPQKLSRDLGIKLDAAKAFIEKYFERLSGLSTFYQGIVDTAKAQGFVTTLAGRRRLLPEIHSANSQLASQARRQAINTVVQGGAADIIKMAMLAAHNDPELAGLGAAMVLQVHDELLLETPEAAAQAAGERLSALMCGVVALAVPLAVDWGAGQTWGQAH; translated from the coding sequence ATGACCCTCGCCAAACGCCTCGGATTCGAGCAGAGCCCGGTTTTCCTCGTGGACGGCACCGCTTTTTTCTACCGGGGCTACCATGCCTTCGGCGACCTCTCCCGCTCGGACGGGTTTCCGACCAGCGCCCTTTTCATGATTTTTCGGCTGCTGTTCAAGTTACTGAAAGAACAGGAACCGAGCCACCTGGTTTTCTTTCTGGACGGACGCGGCCCCAATTTCCGCAGCAAGATTTATTCCAATTACAAGGCCAACCGCGACGCCATGCCCGAGCCCCTGGCCCGGCAGGTGGAGCCCCTGCGCCAGGGCCTGCGCCTCCTTGGCGTGCCGGTCATCGTGCCCGAGGACGCCGAGGCCGACGACGGCATCGCCACCCTGGCCGCCCGGTTCCGGGACATCCGGCCGGTGGTCATCGTCGGCGCGGACAAGGACCTCAAGCAGTGCCTGGACGACCGGGTGGTCCTCTACGATCCCTCGGGCAAGGCCGAGAAGCTGACCACCAAGGCCGCCTTCACGGCCGAGTGCGGCATCGAGCCCGCCTCCTGGCCGGATTTGCAAGCCCTGGTCGGGGACACCAGCGACAACATCCCGGGCGTGCCGGGGGTCGGCCCCAAGACGGCGCTGGCCATCCTGCGCACCCTGCCGACGCTCGAAGCCGTGCGCGACAACCTGGACGCCGTGCCCGTCTCGGCCCGCAAAAAGATCGAGCCCTTTCTGGAGGCGGTCTTCACCTACCGTGCGCTGACGCGCCTTCGCACCGACATCCTGCCGGACACGGCCCTGGCCGACGCGCTGCTGGCCAAGCCCGACACGGCCGGGCTGCGGGCCTTTCTGGAGTCCTACGAGTTGCGCACCCTGGCCCGGGAGGCGGCCGTCCTGCCGACCGACCCGGCCGGCAAGGCGGCCCAGGCGGCCGCTCCCAAGGCCGCTGGCGCGGCCACCCAGCTCTCGCTTTTCGGCAACGACCGGCCCTGCCCGCCGCCCGTGGAACCGGGCGCGGCCCGGGACTTCGTCCCGGCCACCGGCCTGCCGGACCTGTCCGGCCGGGCCGTGGCCCTGGTACCGGTGGCCGGCGGCTTCACCCTGTCCCTCGGCCCCGCCGAGTGCGCGACCGACGCCGCCCCGGCCGAGCTGGCCCCGCTTCTGGCCACAGCCTCCCGGGTGGCCGTGCCCTCGGTCAAGGCCCTCCTGGCCCTGGATCCGGCCTTCGAGGCCCTGCCCCTCCCCACATGGTTCGACCTCGGCCTCGCCGCCTATCTCCTCAATCCCGAACAGCGCAACTACGGGTTCGAGCGGCTGCGCGACAGCCTTTTCGCCGATCCGGCCGTGGACGCCTCGGACCTGTCCCCGGCCGACACGGCCAAGGCCGCGGCCCGCCTCGCCGATCTCCTGGCCTCGCGCCTGGAGGCGGCCGGCCTCTCCGACCTGGTGGCCCGGCTGGAGCTGCCCCTGGTGCCCGTCCTTTTGTCCATGGAGCGGATCGGCATCGGCATCGACACCGCCGCCCTGGCCGCCTTTGGCGCGGAAGTGGCCACCGAACTGGCCCGCCTCGAAGGGGCCATCCGGGAGCTGGCCGGCGAGGGGTTCAACCCCCGGTCGAGCCGGCAGCTCGGGGAGGTCCTTTACGGCCGGATGGGCCTCAAGCCCCGGGGCAAGACCCCGGGCGGCGCGGCCTCGACCTCCCAGGAGGCCCTCGAGCGGCTGGCCGGCGAAAACCCGCTGGTGGACCGCATCCTGGAATTCCGGAAGCTCGAAAAGCTCCGCTCCACCTACCTCGATCCCCTGCCGCGCCTGGCCGACGCCGCCGGCCGGATCCACACCACGTTCAACAATCTGGCCACGGCCACGGGCCGGCTCTCGAGCTCCAACCCCAATCTGCAAAACATCCCCATCCGGGGCACCCTTGGCCGGCGCATGCGCGAGTGTTTCGTGGCCGCTGCCGGGAAAAAGCTGGTCGCGGCCGACTATTCCCAGATTGAGCTGCGGGTCCTGGCCCACCTGTCCGGCGAGCCGGCGCTCCTTGCGGCCTTCGAGCAGGGGGCCGACATCCACGCCCGCACGGCCGCCATCCTTTTCGACAAGGCCGAGGCCGACATCCGGCCCGACGAACGCCGGCAGGCCAAGACCATCAACTTCGGCCTGCTCTATGGCATGGGGCCCCAGAAGCTGTCCCGGGACCTCGGCATCAAGCTCGACGCGGCCAAGGCCTTCATCGAGAAGTATTTCGAGCGACTCTCCGGCCTCTCGACGTTCTACCAGGGCATCGTGGACACGGCCAAGGCGCAGGGCTTCGTCACCACCCTGGCCGGGCGGCGGCGGCTGTTGCCGGAAATCCATTCCGCCAACAGCCAGCTGGCCTCCCAGGCCCGGCGCCAGGCCATCAACACGGTGGTCCAGGGCGGCGCGGCCGACATCATCAAGATGGCCATGCTGGCGGCCCACAACGACCCGGAACTGGCCGGGCTCGGCGCGGCCATGGTGCTCCAGGTCCACGACGAACTGCTGCTCGAAACGCCGGAAGCGGCCGCCCAGGCCGCCGGCGAGCGGCTGTCCGCGCTCATGTGCGGGGTCGTCGCCCTGGCCGTGCCCCTGGCCGTCGACTGGGGCGCGGGCCAGACCTGGGGCCAGGCCCATTAG